One Candidatus Brocadiia bacterium genomic window, CAATCCCAAAAAATATCGGGGCGAGATAATCCGCGTTTCCGGCGTTGTGCTTTATCTTAACCCTTACAAGTACAAGACTAATCCGGCCGGAGTTGAGATATATTACGAAGGCATTCTGGGCGAACCGGTTAAGGGCGAAAAATACCGGTTCCATGTCATCGAGCGGCCGGAAGCTTTCAAGACCTTTGACGAAGTTCGTTCTCAGGCCGATACCGGAACGGTCGAGGGGGCATTTCTTAAGGTAGTCAGTTACGAGCTGGCTCCGGCCGTGCAAATAGCCAGGAAGAAAACATGGGAAGATGCGCCGTTCATTATTGGCCGCCGGCTGGTCAAGATCCAATTAAAGGAGCCCGGCGAAATAACACAGTTCAAATATTTCGTCGGTGCATTTGCCTTTTTTGGGATCGCGATAATTATTACCATTTTTATCATTGCGACCAGAAAGAATAAGCCTAAAGACCGCCAAATCAAACCATAATATGCCAGATATCCTGGGCATCATAAAATCACGCCGGAGTATCCGAAAATATCTTGATAAGCCCGTGCTACTTGGTGATATCAGGAGAATACTTGAATCCGGCCGTTGGTCGCCGTCTGGCCGGAATAACCAACCCTGGCGGTTTCGGGTTGTCAGGGTTAAAACAGAACTCAACGCCTTATCCCGAATGACCAAATACAGCCGCATCATTGCTTCCAGCTCTGCCTGCATAGCAGTTTTCCTGGATAACGACCTGGCCTATAACCGAACTAAAGACTGCCAATCCGTTGGCGCCTGCATTCAGAATATGCTTCTGTTCGCCCATTCAAAGGGTATAGGTTCCTGCTGGTTGGGCCAGATACTTGAGAACAGCGTTCAGGTAAATAAATTATTCAGCCTGCCGTCCCGGTATGAATTAATGGCTGTAATTGCTTTGGGCTATCCGGACGAAAAGGTCCGCTCAGGCAGGAAACAGATGAAGGATTTACTATTGGATTAGTTCTTGGGAATGTAGGAAAGATGGGTTTTGACCACCACCGGTTTCAAGTCGAATAACTTGCTGAAGCAGTCCAGGTATTCCTTGGATACATCAGCGACGCTTATTTTCTTACCTGACTCTTCCTGAAGCGAAGTAATCTTTGGGTTGGTCATGCCGCAGGGATTAATCAGTTTGAAGTTACCCAAGTCCGGGTTGATGTTAAGGGAAAATCCGTGGTAAGTGATGCCTTTGGAAACGCGCACACCGATAAAGCCGATTTTAGCATTGCCCACCCATACGCCGGCTGTTTTGGTATCAGGCATGGCTTTGACGTTGAATCGGATCAGGGTGTCAATCATGCACTGTTCCAGGCCTCTTACGTATTCGCGGATTGATTTCTTTAGGTATTGCAATGAAAATATAGGGTAGCCGACCAGTTGTCCCGGCCCGTGATAGGTCACATCGCCGCCCCGGTCTATCTTGCGCACCGAGATTTTCTTCTTCTTGAGCACTTCATCGGAAGCCAGGATGTTGCTGCTTTTCCCGTTTTTGCCGATGGTAAATACAGGCTCGTGCTCCAGCAGCATCAGGTATCCGACCTTGCCTTTCTTTTCGCGGACCCGCTCGGTCAGTTCGAACTGGAATGAGAGCGCCTCGTCGTAGGGCACAACGCCTAATTTGAATACGGTGCAGGGCTTCATAAATTAGTGATGCTATTTGCCGACCCGGCCGACGTATGAATTGTCGCGGGTGTCGACTTTGATGACTTCACCGATTTCGATAAATGGCGGAACATTAACGATTAATCCGGTTTCCAGAGTAGCTGGTTTGTTAACATTGGTAATCGTAGCTGTTTTCATGGGCGGATCAGTCTGGGTAATCTTAAGGTCTACCGTAACCGGCAACCGAACCTCGATGACCGATCCCTCGCAGTAATACAGGGTCACCTCCAGGCCGCCAATCAGGTAGGGCGCTTTGGTTCCTAGTAACTCTTTATCTACGTGTATTTCTTCGTAGTTTTCCGAGTTCATGAACACGAACTCGTTGCCTTTTTTGTAGCTGAACTGGGCCGGAATGCCTTCGACCATCATATGCTCGACCTTATCGGATGAGCTGAA contains:
- a CDS encoding nitroreductase, yielding MPDILGIIKSRRSIRKYLDKPVLLGDIRRILESGRWSPSGRNNQPWRFRVVRVKTELNALSRMTKYSRIIASSSACIAVFLDNDLAYNRTKDCQSVGACIQNMLLFAHSKGIGSCWLGQILENSVQVNKLFSLPSRYELMAVIALGYPDEKVRSGRKQMKDLLLD
- the lipB gene encoding lipoyl(octanoyl) transferase LipB, with the protein product MKPCTVFKLGVVPYDEALSFQFELTERVREKKGKVGYLMLLEHEPVFTIGKNGKSSNILASDEVLKKKKISVRKIDRGGDVTYHGPGQLVGYPIFSLQYLKKSIREYVRGLEQCMIDTLIRFNVKAMPDTKTAGVWVGNAKIGFIGVRVSKGITYHGFSLNINPDLGNFKLINPCGMTNPKITSLQEESGKKISVADVSKEYLDCFSKLFDLKPVVVKTHLSYIPKN
- the efp gene encoding elongation factor P; protein product: MPMISATEIRNGIIIKFNNELHEVVDYTHVAPGNWRAMVQAKMRNLKTNKTTENRFSSSDKVEHMMVEGIPAQFSYKKGNEFVFMNSENYEEIHVDKELLGTKAPYLIGGLEVTLYYCEGSVIEVRLPVTVDLKITQTDPPMKTATITNVNKPATLETGLIVNVPPFIEIGEVIKVDTRDNSYVGRVGK